The Persephonella atlantica genome includes a window with the following:
- the rplT gene encoding 50S ribosomal protein L20, which translates to MRVKGPSSKKHKKKILKLAKGYYGAKHRSYRRAKEQVIRSLQYEYRDRRLRKRDFRKLWITRINAAARLNGLSYSQFIHGLKLAGIDLNRKMLADIAVTDPEGFTKLAETAKSALAQR; encoded by the coding sequence ATGAGAGTAAAAGGACCATCATCTAAAAAACACAAGAAAAAGATTTTAAAACTTGCAAAAGGCTATTATGGAGCAAAGCACCGTTCTTACAGAAGGGCAAAAGAACAGGTTATAAGGTCTCTTCAGTACGAATACAGAGACAGAAGACTGAGAAAGAGAGATTTCAGAAAGCTGTGGATAACAAGAATCAATGCTGCAGCAAGGCTTAACGGTCTTTCTTACAGCCAGTTTATCCACGGATTGAAACTTGCGGGAATAGACCTTAACAGAAAGATGCTTGCCGATATAGCAGTAACAGACCCTGAAGGTTTCACAAAGCTTGCAGAAACTGCAAAATCAGCCCTTGCCCAGAGGTAG
- the rpmI gene encoding 50S ribosomal protein L35, whose protein sequence is MAKVKMKTNKTAAKRFKVTAKGKIKYWKGGVSHYNTKKSSKRKRQSRKAKYVPDNLKAKVAALIPNDV, encoded by the coding sequence ATGGCAAAAGTAAAGATGAAAACAAACAAAACGGCAGCAAAGAGATTTAAAGTTACTGCAAAAGGGAAGATAAAATACTGGAAAGGGGGTGTATCCCACTACAACACAAAAAAATCCAGCAAAAGAAAAAGACAGAGCAGAAAAGCAAAGTATGTTCCTGACAACCTTAAGGCAAAGGTTGCCGCATTAATTCCAAACGACGTATAA
- the rdgB gene encoding RdgB/HAM1 family non-canonical purine NTP pyrophosphatase gives MNKILVATTNRGKLREFRQIFSQYGIDVLSLEDMKEKITVEEDRETFLENAIKKAKRYGDFYRIPVIAEDAGLEVEALGGYPGVYSARFYSIDFGGKEEIKEDKDRANINKLLRLLKNKRNRKARFVSVVVFYSPESSGIWTEGYCYGTISEKPEGDRGFGYDPIFIPEGYSKTMAQLEPEEKNRISHRGKAVRKLVKILQKLSFEI, from the coding sequence TTGAATAAAATCCTTGTGGCAACAACCAACAGAGGAAAGTTGAGGGAGTTCAGACAGATTTTTTCCCAGTATGGAATAGATGTCCTTTCCCTTGAGGATATGAAGGAAAAAATAACTGTTGAAGAGGACAGGGAAACATTCCTTGAGAATGCTATTAAAAAGGCAAAAAGATACGGTGATTTTTACAGAATACCTGTTATTGCAGAGGATGCAGGTCTTGAAGTAGAGGCTTTAGGCGGATATCCGGGAGTTTATTCAGCAAGATTTTACAGTATAGATTTTGGAGGAAAAGAAGAGATTAAGGAAGATAAAGACAGGGCAAACATTAATAAACTTCTTAGACTGCTAAAGAACAAAAGGAACAGAAAGGCGAGATTTGTAAGCGTTGTTGTGTTTTACAGCCCAGAAAGTTCAGGTATATGGACTGAAGGTTACTGTTATGGGACGATATCTGAAAAGCCTGAAGGTGACAGAGGGTTTGGTTATGACCCTATTTTTATTCCAGAAGGTTACAGCAAAACAATGGCACAGCTTGAGCCAGAAGAAAAAAACAGAATATCCCACAGGGGAAAGGCAGTCAGAAAACTGGTAAAAATCCTTCAGAAACTGTCCTTTGAAATCTAA